From the Oryza glaberrima chromosome 5, OglaRS2, whole genome shotgun sequence genome, one window contains:
- the LOC127775134 gene encoding putative pentatricopeptide repeat-containing protein At5g08310, mitochondrial, with product MSLRRLARSPSSRSLCAPRSFSFSTSASPPPRAPVPASPSYLAHHLLDEFSRPRATRDAARLRRLAAELTAPAAESVLLRLPSWRHALDFFRWAADQPGFRHSCYSLNAMASLLPRHQRAHLDRLAADAISARCIMTPGALGFLLRCLGAAGLPDTAVRAFDAARASFGCTPNSYTYNCLLDALAKAGRADDAQARLREMVARCGDGSVDKYTLTSLLRCYCNAGRPDDANDVFQRMSELGWVDEHVLTTLMVAFSKWGKVDGAVELLGSMEALGMRLSEKTLSVLVHGFTKQGRVDKAMDMFAKMVSYGFVVDLAMYSVLIEGLCQQKDIARAVKLFKEMKSSGVAPDVRLLKKVIEAFCREGDFAVIGPFINENAEYLKSGSVVPLYNVVLEELVHCGEVEAAYQLLRSMVCGGQAVNNDVAGGAHMLHIREDAKPNSDSFNIVVCGLCKVKKLDMALALTKDMISLGCKGKILMFNDLIHELCNMDRLEEGYGIFNQMKDLGLTPSEFTYNSLFYGICRRKDPKAALDLLREMQTNGHPPWIKNCTEMVQQLCFSGRVTEAVQFLDGMLQIGFLPDIVTYSAAMNGMCNTGEVDDALHLFRDISCKYYLPDVVAHNILINGFRKSSKLDEAQKIMEEMLEKGLFPSVVTYNLMIDVCCKTGRIEKAISYLDKMVYEEKQPTVITYTSLIDGFCSAGRPDEAIKLWCEMREKGCAPNNIAYTAFINGLRKCGRIETALTYFEEMVTKGFELDTFSLLYFINFLISNGHPMKGCELLKEVLQKDTYGNNLKMVGLINEAVVELSKDGITSSDILKFVDKGLVSSSQTLDNKDGDK from the coding sequence ATGTCGCTCCGCCGCCTAGCCCGTTCCCCCTCGTCGCGCTCTCTCTGCGCCCCgcgctccttctccttctccacctccgcctctccgcctccgcgcgctcCCGTGCCCGCATCCCCTTCCTACCTCGCCCACCACCTGCTCGACGAAttctcccgcccgcgcgccaccCGCGACGCGGCGCGCctccgccggctcgccgccgagctcaccgcccccgccgcggaGTCCGTCCTCCTCCGGCTCCCGTCCTGGCGCCACGCCCTCGACTTCTTCCGCTGGGCCGCCGACCAGCCGGGCTTCCGCCACTCCTGCTACTCGCTCAACGCCatggcctccctcctcccccgccaccaGCGCGCGCATCtcgaccgcctcgccgccgacgcgatcTCCGCGCGCTGCATCATGACGCCAGGCGCGCTCGGGTTCCTCCTCCGCTGCCTCGGCGCCGCGGGGCTGCCCGACACCGCCGTCCGCGCCTTCGACGCCGCGAGGGCCTCCTTCGGTTGCACCCCCAACTCGTACACCTACAACTGCCTCCTCGACGCGCTCGCCAAGGCCGGCCGCGCGGACGATGCCCAGGCAAGGCTCCGGGAGATGGTGGCGAGGTGCGGCGACGGGAGCGTTGATAAGTACACGCTCACCTCACTCCTGCGGTGCTACTGCAATGCAGGTCGTCCTGATGACGCCAACGACGTGTTCCAAAGGATGAGCGAGCTGGGGTGGGTGGACGAGCATGTGCTTACGACGCTGATGGTGGCGTTCAGCAAGTGGGGGAAGGTGGACGGTGCGGTTGAGCTGCTAGGGAGCATGGAAGCACTGGGGATGAGGTTGAGTGAGAAGACATTGAGCGTGCTTGTCCACGGGTTCACCAAGCAAGGCAGGGTTGACAAGGCCATGGACATGTTTGCCAAGATGGTCAGTTACGGGTTTGTTGTCGATTTGGCAATGTACAGCGTTTTAATTGAGGGGCTCTGTCAGCAGAAGGACATTGCGAGAGCAGTGAAGTTGTTCAAGGAAATGAAGAGCAGTGGAGTTGCTCCTGACGTCCGCTTACTCAAGAAGGTGATCGAGGCTTTTTGTAGAGAAGGGGATTTTGCCGTTATTGGTCCGTTCATTAATGAGAATGCAGAGTATTTGAAATCCGGCAGTGTTGTCCCACTATACAATGTAGTTTTAGAAGAGCTTGTCCATTGTGGTGAGGTAGAAGCAGCTTATCAGTTGCTCCGCTCCATGGTATGTGGTGGTCAAGCGGTTAACAATGATGTGGCTGGTGGTGCACATATGTTGCATATCCGTGAAGATGCTAAACCAAATTCTGATTCCTTTAACATTGTTGTCTGTGGCCTATGTAAGGTTAAGAAGCTGGATATGGCCTTAGCTCTCACAAAAGACATGATTAGCCTTGGTTGTAAGGGCAAGATTTTGATGTTTAATGATTTGATCCATGAGTTGTGCAATATGGATCGGTTAGAAGAAGGATATGGGATATTTAACCAAATGAAGGACCTTGGTTTGACACCCTCAGAGTTCACATATAATTCATTGTTCTATGGCATTTGTAGGAGAAAAGATCCAAAGGCTGCTCTGGATTTACTAAGGGAGATGCAGACAAATGGGCATCCCCCATGGATAAAGAACTGCACGGAGATGGTGCAACAGCTTTGCTTCAGTGGCAGAGTAACAGAAGCAGTGCAATTTTTAGATGGAATGCTTCAAATTGGTTTTCTTCCTGACATTGTCACATACTCTGCAGCCATGAATGGAATGTGTAACACTGGAGAGGTGGACGATGCGTTACACCTCTTCCGTGACATTTCCTGTAAGTATTATCTTCCTGATGTGGTAGCACATAATATCTTGATAAATGGGTTTCGAAAATCAAGTAAATTGGATGAAGCACAAAAAATTATGGAAGAGATGTTAGAGAAGGGTCTGTTTCCTTCTGTTGTTACCTACAACCTTATGATTGATGTTTGTTGCAAGACTGGCAGGATTGAGAAAGCAATTTCTTACTTAGATAAAATGGTTTATGAAGAAAAGCAACCAACAGTAATTACATATACAAGTTTGATAGATGGATTCTGCAGTGCTGGAAGACCTGATGAAGCCATTAAGTTGTGGTGCGAAATGAGGGAGAAAGGTTGTGCTCCAAACAATATAGCATATACTGCTTTTATAAACGGGTTGCGCAAATGTGGCCGAATAGAGACTGCACTAACCTACTTTGAAGAGATGGTGACAAAAGGTTTTGAGTTGGATACTTTTTCCctcttatattttataaactttttGATATCAAATGGACATCCCATGAAGGGATGTGAGCTTTTAAAAGAGGTTCTCCAAAAAGATACCTACGGCAATAATTTGAAAATGGTAGGATTAATAAATGAAGCAGTTGTGGAGCTGTCGAAAGATGGAATAACTTCCTCAGATATCCTGAAATTTGTAGATAAAGGTTTAGTTTCAAGTTCTCAAACTTTGGACAACAAAGATGGAGACAAATGA